In Gallus gallus isolate bGalGal1 chromosome 6, bGalGal1.mat.broiler.GRCg7b, whole genome shotgun sequence, a single genomic region encodes these proteins:
- the PRDX3 gene encoding thioredoxin-dependent peroxide reductase, mitochondrial isoform X2, producing the protein MTPSFLPRPLRDPPPLVLPPGDGSEPSTALVPPPVPCIPSPPPGPACCAALKMAAALRGLLRRAVPAAGRTLTAQPLLCARRRLTLEIVAFSNKANEFHDVNCEVVAVSVDSHFCHLAWINTPRKSGGLGKMNIPVLSDLTKQISRDYGVLLEGPGIALRGLFIIDPNGIIKHLSINDLPVGRSVEETLRLVKAFQYVETHGEVCPANWTPDSPTIKPSPEASKEYFEKVHT; encoded by the exons ATGACCCCCTCCTTCTTGCCCCGGCCACTGAGGGACCCACCTCCGCTCGTCCTGCCGCCTGGGGACGGCTCGGAGCCTAGCACCGCCCTCGTCCCTCCTCCTGTCCCTTGCATCCCCTCCCCACCGCCCGGCCCCGCCTGCTGCGCCGCGCTCAAGATGGCCGCCGCGCTGAGGGGGCTGCTACGCCGCGCG GTGCCCGCCGCCGGGAGAACGTTGACGGCGCAGCCGCTGCTGTGCGCCCGCCGCCGGCTCACACTGG AAATCGTGGCTTTTAGTAACAAAGCGAATGAGTTCCACGATGTGAACTGCGAGGTGGTGGCGGTTTCTGTGGACTCCCACTTCTGCCACCTGGCCTGGATAAATACCCCGCGCAAG AGTGGCGGCTTGGGCAAAATGAATATTCCAGTTCTGTCAGACCTCACGAAACAAATCTCCCGTGATTATGGTGTTCTGCTAGAAGGACCTGGCATTGCACTGAG AGGTCTCTTCATCATTGATCCAAATGGGATCATCAAGCATCTAAGTATCAATGATCTCCCTGTGGGTCGCAGTGTGGAAGAGACCCTTCGCTTGGTGAAAGCATTCCAGTATGTGGAAACACATGGAGAGGTTTGCCCTGCAAACTGGACTCCAGATTCCCCTACA ATCAAACCAAGTCCAGAGGCTTCTAAAGAGTATTTTGAGAAAGTGCATACATAA
- the PRDX3 gene encoding thioredoxin-dependent peroxide reductase, mitochondrial isoform X1 — translation MTPSFLPRPLRDPPPLVLPPGDGSEPSTALVPPPVPCIPSPPPGPACCAALKMAAALRGLLRRAVPAAGRTLTAQPLLCARRRLTLGASRLAPAVTQHAPFFKGTAVVNGEFKELTLDDFKGKYLVLFFYPLDFTFVCPTEIVAFSNKANEFHDVNCEVVAVSVDSHFCHLAWINTPRKSGGLGKMNIPVLSDLTKQISRDYGVLLEGPGIALRGLFIIDPNGIIKHLSINDLPVGRSVEETLRLVKAFQYVETHGEVCPANWTPDSPTIKPSPEASKEYFEKVHT, via the exons ATGACCCCCTCCTTCTTGCCCCGGCCACTGAGGGACCCACCTCCGCTCGTCCTGCCGCCTGGGGACGGCTCGGAGCCTAGCACCGCCCTCGTCCCTCCTCCTGTCCCTTGCATCCCCTCCCCACCGCCCGGCCCCGCCTGCTGCGCCGCGCTCAAGATGGCCGCCGCGCTGAGGGGGCTGCTACGCCGCGCG GTGCCCGCCGCCGGGAGAACGTTGACGGCGCAGCCGCTGCTGTGCGCCCGCCGCCGGCTCACACTGG GCGCCTCGCGGCTCGCCCCGGCCGTCACGCAGCACGCCCCGTTCTTTAAAGGCACGGCCGTTGTCAATGGGGAGTTCAAGGAACTGACCCTGGATGATTTCAAGGGGAAATACCTCGTGCTCTTCTTCTACCCTCTGGATTT CACCTTTGTGTGCCCCACAGAAATCGTGGCTTTTAGTAACAAAGCGAATGAGTTCCACGATGTGAACTGCGAGGTGGTGGCGGTTTCTGTGGACTCCCACTTCTGCCACCTGGCCTGGATAAATACCCCGCGCAAG AGTGGCGGCTTGGGCAAAATGAATATTCCAGTTCTGTCAGACCTCACGAAACAAATCTCCCGTGATTATGGTGTTCTGCTAGAAGGACCTGGCATTGCACTGAG AGGTCTCTTCATCATTGATCCAAATGGGATCATCAAGCATCTAAGTATCAATGATCTCCCTGTGGGTCGCAGTGTGGAAGAGACCCTTCGCTTGGTGAAAGCATTCCAGTATGTGGAAACACATGGAGAGGTTTGCCCTGCAAACTGGACTCCAGATTCCCCTACA ATCAAACCAAGTCCAGAGGCTTCTAAAGAGTATTTTGAGAAAGTGCATACATAA